In the Rhinatrema bivittatum chromosome 6, aRhiBiv1.1, whole genome shotgun sequence genome, one interval contains:
- the LOC115093347 gene encoding spermine oxidase-like, with amino-acid sequence MASRLLSSEPKIVIIGAGFAGLAAASTLLKQGLKNVLVLEAMDRVGGRVQTVRPFGTNVIEMGATWIHGQKDNPLYELAREEELLAEEGIHVASCLPGVVTPQDYFFTEHSKLLSSNRVEKITGFFGNIMSKIFSQDFKSDCSSWSLGDYLDQEFEASGLSDMEDAGIVFEWCKRAECTDEACNSIYEFSLNQLGLYTPLEGPFFNCLGVRGYQAILDVLLRYLPVSVLRCKKPVKCIHWTDSPGNTIKSKSHPVRIICEDGEQFLADHVIITVSLGCLKERALSMFEPPLPQEKLEAIVKLGFGTVSKIFLEFEERFWPEDCVGIQLLWDKGPENKDVYNVSKQNEGWKKEWFKKIGGFDMVAHHDNVLCGWITGRAAEFMETLPEEEVGEVCVRLLRNFTGWSISNLRAILRSAWHSNPYTRGSYTNVPVGVDALKEQMALAEPVPSTYQKKKMRPLQVLFAGEATHTNFYTTTHGAYLSGVREAERLLLHHGVSPRL; translated from the exons ATGGCCTCCAGGCTCCTCTCCAGTGAGCCTAAGATAGTTATCATTGGAGCTGGCTTTGCTGGGTTAGCAGCTGCCTCCACATTACTTAAACAAGGGCTGAAGAATGTGCTGGTCTTGGAGGCAATGGATAGAGTGGGTGGCCGGGTTCAAACGGTAAGACCTTTTGGGACTAATGTCATTGAAATGGGGGCCACCTGGATCCATGGCCAAAAGGACAATCCGCTTTATGAGCTGGCCAGAGAGGAAGAGCTTCTGGCAGAGGAGGGTATCCATGTTGCCTCTTGTCTCCCTGGTGTTGTGACCCCCCAGGATTACTTCTTCACGGAGCATAGCAAGTTGCTCTCCTCCAATAGAGTGGAGAAGATCACCGGTTTTTTTGGAAATATAATGTCCAAAATTTTCAGCCAGGACTTCAAGTCTGATTGCAGCTCCTGGTCTTTAGGGGACTATTTGGACCAGGAATTTGAAGCTTCTGGCCTTTCAGATATGGAAGATGCAGGAATTGTCTTTGAGTGGTGTAAGAGGGCAGAATGTACTGATGAAGCCTGTAACTCCATATACGAGTTTTCCTTGAACCAGCTGGGATTGTACACCCCACTGGAAGGGCCATTTTTCAACTGTCTAGGAGTAAGAGGCTACCAAGCTATCCTAGATGTCCTCCTCAGGTACCTTCCAGTCAGTGTTCTCAGATGCAAAAAACCAGTTAAATGTATCCACTGGACAGATTCTCCTGGGAATACTATTAAAAGCAAATCGCATCCTGTGAGGATTATATGTGAAGATGGAGAACAATTTCTGGCTGATCACGTCATCATAACAGTATCCCTAGGATGTCTGAAGGAGAGAGCTCTAAGCATGTTTGAACCACCTCTGCCTCAGGAGAAGCTGGAAGCCATTGTAAAGCTGGGTTTTGGGACTGTTAGCAAGATATTCTTAGAGTTTGAAGAGCGTTTCTGGCCCGAGGACTGTGTTGGAATTCAGTTGTTGTGGGACAAGGGGCCCGAGAACAAAGATGTCTACAATGTTTCCAAACAAAAtgagggctggaagaaggaaTGGTTCAAGAAAATTGGAGGCTTTGACATGGTGGCTCATCATGACAATGTTCTATGTGGGTGGATCACTGGACGGGCTGCAGAATTCATGGAGACACTGCCAGAGGAAGAGGTTGGCGAAGTCTGTGTGAG GTTGTTAAGAAACTTTACTGGTTGGTCCATTTCTAACCTAAGGGCCATCTTAAGGTCTGCGTGGCACAGTAACCCCTACACCCGTGGCTCCTACACTAACGTGCCTGTTGGCGTGGATGCACTAAAGGAACAGATGGCCTTAGCAGAACCTGTACCTTCAACTTATCAGAAGAAGAAAATGAGA CCCCTGCAGGTGCTCTTTGCTGGAGAAGCTACTCATACGAACTTCTACACAACCACCCACGGTGCATATCTGAGTGGCGTGCGTGAGGCTGAGAGGCTCCTGCTGCATCACGGAGTCTCCCCACGGCTCTGA